The following are encoded in a window of Sphaerisporangium siamense genomic DNA:
- a CDS encoding MBL fold metallo-hydrolase, protein MTDIPLPDPAVRVAGAQEIAPDLLVIPNHRAGLVPNIGVVGGTKAVLVVETGIGVANAEQVLAFAAEVAKGRRLYLTTTHFHPEHAGGAQVFAGEATYLVNRAQADDLRTKGPGYLEMFRGFGGAIARRLDGVHVPTPDVVYDDGYDLELGGRTVRLRPTGRGHTKGDQVIEVPDAGVLFTGDLAETGQFAIFPWFPPHDTDVSGVRWLAVMDRLAATGPRVVVPGHGDIGGREILTTVRDYLRELRDETWLRRASAMPGPEILTEVRALLLERHPTWTGREWIAPGITCLCTEQPT, encoded by the coding sequence ATGACGGACATACCTCTGCCCGATCCCGCCGTGCGGGTCGCCGGCGCGCAGGAGATCGCCCCCGACCTGCTCGTGATCCCGAACCACCGGGCCGGGCTGGTTCCCAACATCGGCGTCGTCGGCGGTACGAAGGCCGTCCTGGTCGTCGAGACGGGTATCGGCGTCGCCAACGCCGAGCAGGTCCTCGCCTTCGCCGCCGAGGTCGCGAAGGGCCGCCGCCTGTATCTGACCACGACGCACTTCCACCCCGAACACGCCGGCGGCGCCCAGGTCTTCGCGGGCGAGGCCACGTACCTGGTCAACCGCGCCCAGGCGGACGACCTGAGGACGAAGGGGCCGGGCTACCTGGAGATGTTCCGTGGGTTCGGCGGGGCGATCGCCCGTCGCCTCGACGGCGTCCACGTGCCCACCCCTGATGTGGTCTACGACGACGGGTACGACCTGGAGCTCGGCGGCCGGACCGTTCGGCTGCGGCCCACCGGCCGGGGCCACACGAAGGGCGACCAGGTGATCGAGGTCCCGGACGCCGGCGTGCTGTTCACCGGCGACCTCGCCGAGACCGGCCAGTTCGCCATCTTCCCGTGGTTCCCGCCGCACGACACGGACGTCTCCGGCGTGCGCTGGCTCGCGGTGATGGACCGCCTGGCCGCCACCGGTCCCCGCGTGGTGGTCCCCGGCCACGGTGACATCGGCGGCCGGGAGATCCTCACCACCGTCCGCGACTACCTGCGCGAACTCCGCGACGAAACCTGGCTCCGCCGCGCCTCCGCGATGCCCGGCCCCGAGATCCTCACCGAGGTCCGCGCCCTGCTCCTGGAACGCCACCCCACCTGGACCGGCCGCGAATGGATAGCCCCAGGCATCACCTGCCTGTGCACCGAACAGCCCACCTGA
- a CDS encoding polysaccharide deacetylase family protein: MPRSKLCCALRAALAALIPVALIGALTGPAHASVSQSSAAWPEPVPVVSHIETTDPVVFVTIDDGWNHDPAAAKLLLDRRVPASLFLLPGAYSYDDVYFRTLLNHGPVRVENHSVNHPDLSTLDAAGQRAEICGARDQHLAKFGDSPRLLRPPYGAYSETTRTAARACGAEALVMWTYDFTTWGTDPVPVPRLKAGDIILLHFNGTVAEDLRRVLDAANAAGLKPAPLREYIGRR, encoded by the coding sequence ATGCCAAGATCAAAGCTGTGCTGCGCCTTACGCGCCGCACTGGCCGCCCTCATCCCGGTAGCGCTCATCGGCGCGCTGACCGGCCCCGCGCACGCGTCGGTCTCTCAGTCGTCGGCCGCCTGGCCCGAGCCCGTTCCGGTCGTCTCCCACATTGAGACCACCGACCCGGTCGTGTTCGTCACCATCGACGACGGCTGGAACCACGATCCGGCCGCCGCGAAGCTGCTCCTCGACCGCCGGGTGCCCGCCTCGCTGTTTCTGCTGCCGGGTGCGTACTCCTACGATGACGTCTACTTCCGCACCCTGCTCAACCATGGACCTGTCCGAGTCGAGAATCACAGCGTCAACCACCCCGACCTGTCCACGCTCGACGCCGCCGGGCAGCGGGCGGAGATCTGCGGGGCACGCGACCAGCATCTCGCCAAGTTCGGCGACAGCCCGCGCCTGCTGCGTCCCCCGTACGGGGCGTACTCGGAGACCACCCGGACCGCCGCTCGCGCCTGCGGCGCGGAAGCCCTGGTCATGTGGACGTACGACTTCACCACCTGGGGAACGGACCCCGTTCCGGTTCCCCGCCTGAAGGCCGGCGACATCATCCTGCTGCACTTCAACGGGACCGTGGCGGAGGACCTGCGAAGGGTCCTGGACGCGGCGAACGCGGCCGGGCTGAAGCCCGCCCCACTGCGGGAGTACATCGGCAGACGGTGA
- a CDS encoding MFS transporter encodes MLALGVAWVLDGMEITIASAIGSVLQERQTLGLTAVEVGFTATVYLIGQVAGALVFGRLSDRFGRRKLFIITLALYLAANGITAFSPNLAFLLFFRFFAGAGIGGEYAAIHSAIDELIPSRYRGRVDLAVSGTYWLGAIIGTASTYILLNPDLLPIDLGWRLGLLIGPVLGAMIWVLRRHLPESPRWLLMHGRHEEAEQAAEAVERAVAASGRPVPPVDESKAMELRPHGSPTYREILKVVFREYPTRTILGLTMMISQSFLYNAIFFTYVIVLGTFYGISASDASKFMLAFAVGNLAGPFILGPLFDTVGRRVMITSTYVTSGVLLAITGWMFKEGMLTATTQTILWSVIFFIASAAASSGYLTVSELFPLEIRALAIALFFSVAQAFGALGPTIFGALIGDQDNPDPTRLFYGYLFASALMVAGGLVAWFFAVNAERRSLEELAPSLSMRDAQHAST; translated from the coding sequence GTGCTGGCGCTCGGGGTCGCGTGGGTGCTGGACGGCATGGAGATCACGATCGCGAGCGCGATCGGGTCGGTGCTGCAGGAACGGCAGACGCTGGGGCTGACGGCCGTGGAGGTGGGCTTCACGGCGACGGTCTACCTGATCGGCCAGGTGGCCGGGGCCCTGGTGTTCGGACGGCTGTCGGACCGTTTCGGCAGGCGGAAGCTGTTCATCATCACCCTGGCCCTCTATCTGGCGGCCAACGGGATCACGGCGTTCTCGCCGAACCTGGCGTTCCTGTTGTTCTTCCGGTTCTTCGCCGGGGCGGGCATCGGCGGCGAGTACGCGGCCATCCACTCGGCGATCGACGAGCTGATCCCGTCCCGCTACCGGGGCCGGGTGGACCTGGCGGTGAGCGGCACCTACTGGCTCGGCGCGATCATCGGCACGGCGAGCACCTACATCCTGCTGAACCCCGACCTGCTGCCCATCGACCTCGGCTGGCGCCTGGGCCTGCTGATCGGCCCGGTGCTGGGCGCGATGATCTGGGTGCTGCGCCGTCACCTGCCCGAGAGCCCGCGCTGGCTGCTCATGCACGGCAGGCACGAGGAGGCCGAGCAGGCCGCCGAGGCGGTGGAGCGCGCGGTGGCCGCGAGCGGGCGCCCGGTGCCGCCGGTGGACGAGAGCAAGGCGATGGAGCTGCGCCCGCACGGGTCGCCGACGTACCGGGAGATCCTCAAGGTCGTCTTCCGCGAGTACCCGACCCGCACGATCCTCGGCCTGACCATGATGATCAGCCAGTCGTTCCTCTACAACGCGATCTTCTTCACGTACGTCATCGTGCTCGGCACGTTCTACGGCATCTCGGCGAGCGACGCCTCCAAGTTCATGCTGGCCTTCGCGGTGGGCAACCTGGCGGGGCCGTTCATCCTGGGCCCGTTGTTCGACACGGTGGGACGCCGGGTCATGATCACCAGCACGTACGTCACGTCGGGGGTGCTGCTGGCGATCACGGGCTGGATGTTCAAGGAAGGCATGCTGACCGCGACCACCCAGACGATCCTGTGGTCGGTGATCTTCTTCATCGCCTCGGCCGCGGCAAGCTCCGGCTACCTGACCGTCAGTGAGCTGTTCCCGCTGGAGATCAGGGCGCTGGCGATCGCGCTGTTCTTCTCGGTCGCCCAGGCGTTCGGCGCGCTCGGCCCGACGATCTTCGGCGCGCTGATCGGCGACCAGGACAACCCCGACCCCACCCGCCTGTTCTACGGCTACCTGTTCGCCTCGGCGCTGATGGTGGCGGGCGGCCTGGTGGCGTGGTTCTTCGCGGTGAACGCCGAACGCCGCTCCCTGGAGGAGCTGGCGCCGTCGCTGTCCATGCGCGACGCCCAGCACGCCTCGACCTGA
- a CDS encoding glycoside hydrolase family 13 protein: protein MTDAATDALTGAVREARAATRWWRDAVIYQVYVRSFADGDGDGIGDLLGVRGRLGYLAGLGVDAVWLTPFYTSPMADFGYDVADYRDVDPVFGTLADARALIEDAHRHGLRIILDVVPNHTSDRHAWFQEALRAGPGAPARDRYVFRPGRGRDGELPPNDWESVFGGPAWTRLPDGEWYLHLFAAEQPDLNWDHPEVHAEFEAIMRFWLDLGVDGFRVDVAHGMVKAPGLPDIGVTGQTEMLGTAVLPYFDQDGVHEIHRRWRRLLDSYDGERIGVAEAWAPTQERLALYVRPDELHQAFNFHYLKTPWDAAALRAVIDESLAGAALVGAPSTWVLSNHDVKRHVTRYGDGDLGLRRARAAALLMLALPGSAYLYQGEELGLPEVLDLPEEVCQDPQRLRAPGDGRDGCRVPMPWAHAEPPFGFSPPGITVTWLPVPATWGPLTVESQLADPGSTLSLYRAALRLRREHPALGDGHLTWHASPPGTLVFSRGDGFLCTVNTGPAPVALPRPGRLLLATAPMEEGGVVRLPPDSCAWWAPGDA, encoded by the coding sequence ATGACCGACGCCGCGACCGACGCCCTGACCGGAGCGGTCCGCGAGGCCCGCGCGGCCACCCGCTGGTGGCGCGACGCGGTGATCTACCAGGTCTACGTCCGCAGCTTCGCCGACGGCGACGGCGACGGGATCGGCGACCTGCTCGGGGTGCGCGGCCGGCTCGGCTACCTGGCCGGGCTCGGCGTGGACGCCGTCTGGCTCACGCCGTTCTACACCTCGCCGATGGCCGACTTCGGGTACGACGTCGCCGACTACCGCGACGTCGACCCGGTCTTCGGCACGCTCGCCGACGCCCGCGCCCTCATCGAGGACGCCCACCGGCACGGCCTGCGGATCATCCTCGACGTCGTGCCCAACCACACCTCCGACCGGCACGCCTGGTTCCAGGAGGCGCTCCGGGCCGGCCCCGGCGCCCCCGCGCGGGACCGTTACGTCTTCCGTCCCGGCCGCGGCCGGGACGGGGAGCTGCCGCCCAACGACTGGGAGTCGGTCTTCGGCGGACCCGCCTGGACGCGGCTGCCCGACGGCGAGTGGTACCTGCACCTGTTCGCCGCCGAACAGCCCGACCTCAACTGGGACCACCCCGAGGTCCACGCCGAGTTCGAGGCGATCATGCGCTTCTGGCTGGACCTCGGCGTGGACGGCTTCCGCGTCGACGTCGCCCACGGCATGGTCAAGGCCCCTGGGCTGCCCGACATCGGCGTGACCGGGCAGACCGAGATGCTCGGCACCGCCGTGCTGCCCTACTTCGACCAGGACGGCGTCCACGAGATCCACCGCCGCTGGCGCCGCCTCCTCGACTCCTACGACGGGGAGCGCATCGGCGTCGCCGAGGCGTGGGCGCCCACCCAGGAGCGCCTCGCCCTCTACGTCCGGCCCGACGAGCTGCACCAGGCGTTCAACTTCCACTACCTGAAGACCCCGTGGGACGCGGCGGCGCTGCGCGCCGTCATCGACGAGTCGCTGGCCGGCGCCGCCCTCGTCGGCGCGCCGAGCACGTGGGTGCTGTCCAACCACGACGTCAAGCGGCACGTCACCCGCTACGGGGACGGCGACCTCGGCCTGCGCAGGGCACGCGCGGCGGCGCTGCTGATGCTCGCCCTGCCCGGCTCCGCCTACCTCTACCAGGGCGAGGAGCTCGGCCTCCCCGAGGTGCTCGACCTGCCCGAGGAGGTCTGCCAGGACCCGCAGCGGCTGCGCGCCCCCGGCGACGGCCGCGACGGCTGCCGCGTCCCCATGCCCTGGGCCCACGCCGAGCCGCCGTTCGGGTTCAGCCCGCCCGGCATCACCGTCACCTGGCTGCCCGTCCCCGCCACCTGGGGCCCCCTCACCGTCGAGTCCCAGCTCGCCGACCCCGGCTCCACCCTGTCGCTGTACCGGGCCGCCCTGCGGCTGCGGCGCGAGCACCCCGCCCTCGGGGACGGCCATCTCACCTGGCACGCCTCGCCCCCTGGCACCCTGGTCTTCTCCCGGGGCGACGGCTTCCTGTGCACCGTCAACACCGGCCCCGCCCCCGTCGCGCTGCCCCGCCCCGGCCGGCTTCTGCTCGCCACCGCGCCCATGGAGGAAGGCGGCGTCGTCCGGCTGCCGCCCGACTCCTGCGCGTGGTGGGCGCCCGGCGATGCGTAA
- a CDS encoding carbohydrate ABC transporter permease yields the protein MTTQVVDTAAPGPRARGRRPRAGARHWYAWAMCAPVVIVTLVLVGYPLARGVYLSLTDATEATMGRTIGMNTIPSTYEFVGLSNYAGIVTSAEFLTRLGWTVTWTVVCVALHYGLGLGLAMLLNRPLRLRSLYRVLLVLPWAVPAFVSAFIWRYLLNGEFGVVNAMLRAAGLGGIDWLDDPLWAKVSVIAVNVWLGVPFMMLALLGGLQAIPRELYEAAEVDGATPWRRFRHITLPGLRPVAGTVVLLGTIWTFNQFPVIYLVTRGGPGGSSEILVTYAYRQAFEGIRDYSGSAAWGVLILALLVVMAVVYRRALRTRGEAW from the coding sequence ATGACGACCCAGGTCGTTGACACGGCGGCCCCGGGCCCCCGCGCCCGTGGCCGCCGCCCCCGCGCCGGAGCCCGGCACTGGTACGCGTGGGCCATGTGCGCGCCCGTCGTGATCGTCACGCTGGTCCTCGTCGGCTACCCCCTGGCGCGCGGGGTCTACCTGTCCCTCACCGACGCGACCGAGGCCACCATGGGCCGGACGATCGGGATGAACACCATCCCCTCGACCTACGAGTTCGTCGGCCTGTCCAACTACGCCGGCATCGTCACCTCCGCCGAGTTCCTGACCCGGCTCGGCTGGACCGTCACCTGGACGGTGGTGTGCGTCGCCCTGCACTACGGCCTCGGCCTGGGCCTGGCGATGCTCCTGAACCGGCCGCTGCGGCTGCGCTCGCTCTACCGCGTGCTGCTCGTGCTGCCGTGGGCCGTCCCGGCGTTCGTGTCGGCGTTCATCTGGCGGTACCTGCTCAACGGCGAGTTCGGCGTCGTCAACGCCATGCTGCGCGCCGCCGGGCTCGGCGGGATCGACTGGCTGGACGACCCGCTCTGGGCCAAGGTGTCGGTGATCGCGGTCAACGTGTGGCTCGGCGTGCCGTTCATGATGCTCGCCCTGCTGGGCGGCCTGCAGGCCATCCCGCGCGAGCTGTACGAGGCGGCCGAGGTCGACGGCGCGACCCCGTGGCGGCGCTTCCGGCACATCACCCTGCCCGGACTGCGGCCGGTCGCCGGCACGGTGGTGCTGCTCGGCACGATCTGGACCTTCAACCAGTTCCCCGTCATCTACCTGGTCACCCGGGGCGGCCCGGGAGGCTCCAGCGAGATCCTGGTCACCTACGCCTACCGGCAGGCGTTCGAGGGCATCCGCGACTATTCGGGCTCGGCGGCGTGGGGCGTGCTGATCCTCGCGCTGCTCGTCGTCATGGCCGTCGTCTACCGGCGGGCCCTGCGCACCCGAGGGGAGGCGTGGTGA
- a CDS encoding LysR substrate-binding domain-containing protein — MELRTLRYFVAVAEELHFGRAAARLYMSQPPLSRAIRRLEADVGAVLLHRSAAGVTLTPAGTVLLDEARTLLDRADRIRVRVAVAAGAATITVGILGDGSDPGAMRLAAAYRRRHPGVEVRVRETDLTDPTCGLRAGLVDVALTRGPFEETGLTVRELRADPVGAVLRADDPLARRDRLRLADLAGRRWFQFPGGTDPLWRSYWNGGEPREGPVVRAVQECLQAVLWNGTVGMSPLGHEPPEELIVVPLADMAPSRVVVAWKAGDVNPLIRSFVQIATAAYRP; from the coding sequence ATGGAGCTACGCACGCTGCGCTATTTCGTGGCCGTCGCAGAGGAACTCCACTTCGGACGGGCCGCCGCCCGGCTGTACATGAGCCAGCCGCCGCTGAGCCGGGCGATCAGGCGGCTGGAGGCCGATGTCGGCGCCGTCCTGCTGCACCGCTCCGCCGCGGGCGTCACGCTCACCCCGGCCGGGACGGTGCTGCTGGACGAGGCCCGCACCCTGCTCGACCGGGCGGATCGGATACGCGTGCGGGTGGCGGTGGCGGCCGGCGCGGCGACCATCACCGTCGGCATCCTCGGCGACGGCTCCGACCCGGGTGCCATGCGGCTGGCCGCCGCGTACCGCCGGCGGCATCCGGGCGTCGAGGTCCGCGTCCGCGAGACCGACCTGACCGATCCGACCTGCGGGCTGCGCGCCGGGCTCGTCGACGTCGCCCTGACCCGCGGGCCGTTCGAGGAGACCGGTCTGACGGTGCGCGAGCTGCGCGCCGACCCGGTGGGCGCGGTGCTGCGCGCCGACGACCCGCTCGCCCGCCGCGACCGTCTGAGGCTGGCCGACCTCGCCGGACGGCGCTGGTTCCAGTTCCCGGGCGGCACCGACCCGCTCTGGCGGTCGTACTGGAACGGCGGCGAGCCCCGCGAGGGTCCGGTGGTGCGCGCCGTCCAGGAGTGCCTGCAGGCGGTGCTCTGGAACGGCACGGTCGGCATGAGCCCGCTCGGCCACGAACCGCCCGAGGAACTGATCGTGGTGCCGCTGGCCGACATGGCGCCGAGCCGCGTGGTGGTGGCGTGGAAGGCGGGCGATGTGAACCCGCTCATTCGCTCGTTCGTCCAGATCGCGACGGCCGCCTACCGCCCTTGA
- a CDS encoding sugar ABC transporter permease: protein MSAVGRRGARRLGASLALHATLVVASVVAVFPVAWLVLTSLKPRDAWQSSRVELFRDPTLANYAQVLGDTAFPRWLVNSLFVAALTTVLGVLLAATTGYAVSRFRFPGFRSIMWMLLVTQMFPVATLIVPIYNLLAALGLINQFPGLVIAYLTTTVPFCAWMMKGYFDTVPVEIDEAGRVDGLTPFGTFWRLILPLSKPGLAVAAFYSFITAWAEVAYATAFMTGDDKYTLAVGLGQFVGQHKAEWGLLTASSVLIAVPAAVVFLLVQRHLVTGLTAGATKA from the coding sequence GTGAGCGCGGTGGGTCGCCGGGGCGCGCGGAGGCTCGGCGCGTCTCTGGCCCTGCACGCCACGCTGGTCGTGGCGAGCGTCGTGGCGGTCTTCCCCGTCGCCTGGCTCGTGCTGACCTCCCTCAAGCCGCGCGACGCCTGGCAGTCCAGCCGGGTGGAACTGTTCCGCGACCCCACCCTGGCCAACTACGCCCAGGTGCTCGGCGACACCGCCTTCCCGCGCTGGCTGGTCAACTCGCTGTTCGTCGCGGCGCTGACCACCGTGCTCGGCGTGCTGCTCGCGGCCACCACCGGGTACGCCGTCAGCCGCTTCCGCTTCCCCGGCTTCCGCTCGATCATGTGGATGCTGCTGGTCACGCAGATGTTCCCCGTGGCCACCCTGATCGTGCCGATCTACAACCTGCTGGCCGCGCTCGGGCTGATCAACCAGTTCCCCGGGCTGGTCATCGCCTACCTCACCACCACCGTCCCCTTCTGCGCGTGGATGATGAAGGGCTACTTCGACACCGTCCCCGTCGAGATCGACGAGGCGGGGCGGGTGGACGGGCTCACGCCGTTCGGCACGTTCTGGCGGCTGATCCTGCCGCTGTCCAAGCCCGGCCTCGCCGTCGCCGCGTTCTACTCCTTCATCACCGCGTGGGCGGAGGTGGCGTACGCGACCGCGTTCATGACCGGCGACGACAAGTACACTCTCGCCGTCGGGCTCGGGCAGTTCGTCGGCCAGCACAAGGCCGAGTGGGGTCTGCTCACCGCGTCCTCGGTGCTGATCGCCGTGCCCGCCGCCGTGGTGTTCCTCCTCGTGCAACGCCACCTCGTCACCGGCCTCACCGCCGGCGCCACCAAGGCGTGA
- a CDS encoding DUF418 domain-containing protein: protein MANVKPIAHMVHVVSAAEPVVAARADDGWFGLGLFVDQRFFPIFSLLFGVGFSLLLESARGRAARPRLVLLRRLLALLALGSAHMFLLWRGDILTVYAVAGLLVLLPSTWLPRRVVAGLAVVLIAVPPVLGANGIPLVPGLFLLGSALTRYGVVDRIERSTRVPALLGLVLAAGAVPAAWLQIRAGAAGTDGFSSWFAVAGLLTAGVYVCVLLLLLRTPLRPLLLGVFAPLGRMALTNYLSATVLVLVAARLTGGDPDGWSTATVLLLAAAILVAQWLVSTLWLRRHRQGPLEWLWRWATWARRPPLRRGTAG, encoded by the coding sequence GTGGCCAACGTGAAACCGATCGCGCACATGGTCCACGTCGTGTCGGCCGCCGAGCCGGTGGTGGCGGCGCGTGCGGACGACGGCTGGTTCGGGCTGGGGCTGTTCGTCGACCAGCGCTTCTTTCCGATCTTCTCGTTGCTGTTCGGTGTCGGGTTCTCGCTGCTGCTGGAGTCCGCGCGGGGCCGTGCCGCCCGCCCGCGGCTGGTTCTGCTGCGCCGGCTGCTGGCGCTGCTCGCCCTCGGGTCGGCGCACATGTTCCTGCTGTGGCGGGGCGACATCCTGACGGTCTACGCCGTCGCCGGCCTGCTGGTGCTGCTGCCCTCGACCTGGCTGCCGCGCCGGGTCGTCGCGGGGCTCGCCGTGGTGCTCATCGCGGTGCCGCCGGTCCTCGGCGCCAACGGCATCCCGCTGGTGCCGGGCCTGTTCCTGCTGGGCTCGGCGCTGACCAGGTACGGCGTGGTGGACCGGATCGAGCGCTCCACCCGCGTCCCGGCCTTGCTGGGCCTGGTCCTCGCGGCGGGTGCGGTGCCGGCCGCGTGGCTGCAGATCCGGGCGGGCGCCGCCGGGACGGACGGTTTCAGCTCGTGGTTCGCCGTCGCCGGGCTGCTGACGGCCGGCGTCTACGTGTGCGTGCTGCTGCTCCTGCTGAGGACGCCGCTCCGGCCGCTGCTCCTCGGGGTGTTCGCGCCGCTGGGCCGCATGGCGCTGACCAACTACCTGTCGGCCACGGTCCTGGTCCTGGTGGCCGCCCGTCTCACCGGCGGCGACCCGGACGGCTGGTCCACGGCGACGGTGCTCCTGCTCGCCGCGGCGATCCTCGTCGCCCAGTGGCTGGTGTCGACGCTCTGGCTGCGCCGCCACCGCCAAGGCCCTCTGGAATGGCTCTGGCGCTGGGCCACCTGGGCCCGCCGCCCGCCGCTGCGCCGGGGAACCGCTGGTTAG
- a CDS encoding LacI family DNA-binding transcriptional regulator, whose amino-acid sequence MNGNARLADIAAQAGVSEATVSRVLNGRSGVSANTRRLVLTALDLMGYERPQRLRQRSNGLVGLVTPELDNPIFPAFAQAIERSLTQHGYTPVLCTQSPGGAPEDEFTELLLERDVSGIVFVSGLHADTTSRMDRYTRLTDRGLPIVLIDGYSEHIEAPFISPDDRLAARLAVRHLVDLGHERIGLAVGQRRFVPVIRKIEGFARVMADLLGVADCEPFVRHSLFSVEGGQAAASALIDDGCTAIVCASDLMALGAIRAARDRGLSVPGDVSVVGFDDSPLIPFTDPPLTTIRKPIGPMAVAAVQTLLEGIAGAPPKNLELIFQPELIVRRSTAPAPR is encoded by the coding sequence ATGAACGGTAATGCCCGGCTCGCCGACATCGCGGCCCAGGCGGGCGTCAGCGAGGCCACCGTCAGCCGGGTGTTGAACGGCAGGTCCGGGGTGTCGGCGAACACCCGCCGGCTCGTCCTCACCGCGCTGGACCTGATGGGGTACGAACGCCCGCAGCGCCTGCGCCAGCGCAGCAACGGCCTCGTCGGCCTGGTCACCCCCGAGCTGGACAACCCCATCTTCCCCGCGTTCGCCCAGGCCATCGAGCGGTCGCTCACCCAGCACGGCTACACCCCCGTGCTGTGCACCCAGAGCCCCGGCGGCGCCCCCGAGGACGAGTTCACCGAGCTGCTGCTCGAACGCGACGTCAGTGGCATCGTCTTCGTCTCCGGCCTGCACGCCGACACCACCTCCCGGATGGACCGTTACACCCGGCTCACCGACCGCGGGCTGCCCATCGTCCTCATCGACGGCTACAGCGAGCACATCGAGGCGCCGTTCATCTCGCCCGACGACCGGCTCGCGGCCCGCCTCGCCGTCCGCCACCTGGTCGACCTCGGCCACGAGCGCATCGGCCTCGCCGTAGGTCAGCGGCGTTTCGTGCCCGTCATCCGGAAGATCGAGGGCTTCGCCAGGGTCATGGCCGACCTGCTCGGCGTCGCCGACTGCGAGCCGTTCGTCCGGCACTCCCTGTTCTCCGTCGAAGGCGGGCAGGCCGCCGCGTCCGCCCTGATCGACGACGGCTGCACCGCCATCGTGTGCGCCAGCGACCTCATGGCCCTCGGCGCGATCCGCGCGGCCCGCGACCGCGGCCTGTCCGTACCCGGCGACGTCTCGGTCGTCGGCTTCGACGACAGCCCCCTGATCCCCTTCACCGACCCACCGTTGACCACCATCCGCAAGCCCATCGGCCCCATGGCCGTCGCCGCCGTCCAAACATTGCTAGAGGGCATAGCCGGCGCCCCACCCAAAAACCTGGAACTCATCTTCCAACCCGAACTGATAGTCCGCCGCTCCACCGCCCCCGCCCCCCGCTGA
- a CDS encoding histidine kinase dimerization/phosphoacceptor domain-containing protein, with product MKGRDRRDGGVEGGTGTPIAAEVGLGVAFAGLLAFWAYRVADSWGGGYWPFGCVAGAVVCGLALVRRRGRARAAVAGLAVAATAVLISWSAGLPSEPGPAMALALSVLVASAVGTLPVLTACAVAAGGLAVAASGLLTAHPSASPLPPVTVLNGGAWLAGVALGLCSRLPAARRRAVAQEVRRHERLRVARELHDVAGHHITGIVLQAQAARILARKRPDELSGSLSGIETAGSDALAATDRLVGLLRDDAPPAPPRASRR from the coding sequence GTGAAAGGCCGGGATCGACGAGACGGCGGCGTGGAGGGCGGGACCGGCACGCCCATCGCGGCGGAGGTCGGTCTCGGTGTCGCGTTCGCCGGGCTGCTGGCGTTCTGGGCTTATCGGGTCGCTGACAGCTGGGGCGGCGGGTACTGGCCGTTCGGGTGCGTGGCCGGGGCGGTCGTGTGCGGGCTCGCGCTGGTGCGGCGGCGCGGCCGGGCGCGGGCGGCGGTCGCCGGGCTGGCGGTCGCGGCGACCGCGGTTCTGATCTCCTGGTCCGCCGGCTTGCCGTCCGAGCCGGGCCCGGCCATGGCGCTGGCGCTGTCCGTGCTGGTCGCGTCGGCGGTCGGCACGCTCCCGGTACTGACCGCCTGCGCCGTCGCGGCCGGCGGGCTGGCGGTGGCCGCGTCCGGCCTGCTCACCGCCCATCCGTCCGCCTCTCCCCTTCCACCCGTGACGGTGCTGAACGGCGGCGCGTGGCTCGCCGGGGTCGCGCTCGGCCTGTGCTCACGGCTGCCGGCCGCCCGCCGCCGGGCCGTCGCTCAGGAGGTGCGCCGCCACGAGCGCCTCCGGGTCGCCAGGGAGCTGCACGACGTCGCCGGCCACCACATCACGGGCATCGTGCTCCAAGCCCAGGCCGCCCGCATCCTCGCCCGCAAGCGGCCCGACGAGCTGAGCGGCTCCCTGTCCGGCATCGAGACCGCCGGCTCCGACGCCCTGGCCGCCACCGACCGCCTCGTCGGCCTGCTCCGCGACGACGCCCCACCCGCGCCGCCGCGTGCGAGCCGCCGGTGA